A window of the Candidatus Edwardsbacteria bacterium genome harbors these coding sequences:
- a CDS encoding TrkH family potassium uptake protein: MKLERKIYNQIFRVEMTPARILVLGFSVAILLGSVLLYLPFSTTAGHRCTFVDALYTSTSAVCVTGLIVKDTAKDFTPAGKLIILLLIQIGGLGYMSLATVLSLMVGRKISLRERLIIQEAYNILTLEGLARFATRILRVTIVLEGLGALILSFHWWKAGFPISKAVVLGIFHSVSAFCNAGFSLFSNGLADYAADPVVSLTISGLVVSGGLGFIAISDIYKTGIRRTEKRLTTHSKLVVMMTLSLIITGTVLIYLLERNNTLAHLSPAAQWLAALFQSIAPRTAGFNTVNIGLMHFPTLMLIIILMFIGASPGGTGGGIKTTTFGVMMASIWTTLTGRSRVLIFKKRLEHEFINRAFVLSAIAAMMLVLVTLLLLQSEIAHFTAERMMPVLFEVVSAFGTVGLSIGSAINPLLSFSHDFSNWGKLLIILTMFAGRLGPLTMGSAVVWHRKDQPFEYPEAKVLIG, from the coding sequence ATGAAACTGGAACGAAAAATATACAATCAGATCTTTCGCGTGGAGATGACCCCAGCCCGGATTTTAGTCTTGGGCTTTTCTGTTGCCATCCTGTTGGGATCGGTTCTGCTGTATCTGCCGTTCTCCACCACCGCCGGCCACCGCTGCACCTTTGTCGATGCCCTTTATACTTCCACTTCGGCGGTCTGCGTCACCGGGCTGATTGTCAAGGATACCGCCAAGGATTTTACTCCGGCCGGAAAGCTGATAATACTGCTTCTGATCCAGATCGGCGGCCTGGGCTATATGTCGCTGGCTACGGTGTTGTCGCTGATGGTGGGGAGGAAGATATCCTTAAGGGAAAGGTTGATCATCCAGGAGGCCTATAATATCCTTACCCTGGAGGGCCTGGCCCGTTTCGCCACCCGGATCCTGCGGGTCACTATTGTGCTGGAAGGCCTGGGGGCACTTATTCTGAGCTTTCATTGGTGGAAGGCGGGGTTTCCCATTTCCAAAGCCGTAGTGCTGGGAATTTTTCATTCGGTCTCCGCCTTTTGCAATGCCGGCTTTTCATTGTTCTCCAACGGCCTGGCCGATTACGCCGCCGACCCGGTGGTGTCGCTCACCATCAGCGGACTGGTGGTATCCGGGGGGCTGGGGTTCATCGCCATCAGCGACATCTACAAGACCGGCATCCGAAGGACAGAGAAAAGGCTGACCACCCACAGCAAGCTGGTGGTAATGATGACCCTAAGCCTGATCATCACCGGCACGGTGTTGATCTATCTGCTGGAGAGGAATAACACTTTGGCACATTTGTCTCCGGCGGCTCAGTGGCTGGCGGCTTTGTTCCAGTCCATAGCGCCGCGGACGGCGGGATTCAATACCGTCAACATCGGCCTGATGCACTTTCCCACCCTGATGCTGATAATAATACTGATGTTCATCGGGGCCTCGCCGGGCGGCACCGGCGGCGGCATCAAGACCACCACCTTCGGGGTAATGATGGCCTCCATCTGGACCACCCTGACCGGGCGCAGCCGGGTGCTGATCTTCAAAAAGCGCCTGGAGCACGAGTTCATCAACCGGGCATTTGTGCTGAGCGCCATCGCCGCCATGATGCTGGTGCTGGTTACCCTGCTGTTGTTGCAGTCCGAGATAGCGCATTTTACCGCCGAGAGGATGATGCCGGTGTTGTTCGAGGTGGTGTCCGCCTTCGGCACGGTGGGGCTGTCCATCGGATCGGCCATCAATCCGCTATTGAGTTTTTCCCATGATTTCAGCAATTGGGGAAAGCTGCTGATTATCCTGACCATGTTCGCCGGGCGGCTGGGCCCGCTGACCATGGGCAGCGCGGTGGTTTGGCACCGCAAGGATCAACCGTTTGAATACCCCGAGGCCAAGGTGCTGATAGGTTAG